The genomic DNA AACTAGCCCAGGCAActggatatatgcgtctgACGTTACGTCACTGCTACTATTGAGCATCCCAACTATTCCCCAGTCTCCAACATTTAGCACGTAAATTCAAAGTGCACAAATTTATGTGTTCCAAGGTGCGCACAAGTCAGGTTTCCTTCGAACGACTTTAATTCAACCATAATTTGTCCTTGAAAATATTTAGGAACTAACAGCAGGTAGTCACAAAATTGCGCAGCCTTTGTAACCTGTATTTTCGTTGCTAAGACACCCTACGTATGCGGAGTGATGTTTGGCAATATCGATCCGTACAACATGCATGCTGGTGTAGCAATAACGTCACCAGCATCCTCTATGACGAGTTCCAATCGGAATCAACAGATCAGTCGTTGTCATAACGGACCAACATTCCAAAGAGTATGGTTCTTTACTTTAACAATCTAATatacaaaaagaaaaaaagaatttAGCGACTAAATGTACAAATGCGTAATGGGTTGACCTCGTTTTCCAGGTCTGGATCTAGTGGGGGAGCTTCACACTATGGGGGTCTATGACAAAGGAGTTATTTAACTTACCTCTAAAACATCTTCTAAACAGATTACACTACCTCCAAATCGTGTCATAATGACTGAAATAAGCAATTGTCTACCAGCATCCCCCAAGTACCAGTCTTCACCAATAGAAATTCCTGTCTACCCATTGCAACATGGGGCCACTTTTCGCTAGCTTCACAAACATTTGGAGCGATGACATACTATCTGGCCTTTCTCCTATACATGCTAATGTTAAAACACCAGAATTGTGGAGGAGGAATCTGGAAGGGGAGCTAAATGCGGCAGCACAGTTGTTTAGGATAACTCAGTGTTACGGCGGTCGAGAATTCACTCGAAATCAACGGGTCTAATTAATAGTTTAttaagcatatatgcacataGGAGCTCCGTTGCATAGCAATCTCATTATATCAATTATTGCAGTACTACATATGCCTGAAACGGAAACAGCTGTAGCTATTATTTAGCTGCTGTAAGTAAACCGTACTAGCACAGCAGTGACAATGATCCAAATGAGGTGACCGTGTATGCAAATCAGCTTCAGGAAAGATGGCCTGCGTCATGATGGATAGCTGCACGACCGTGGATGTTTGCAGCTGTCATAATATGCCCTAAGTTAGCAAAACATTCGCCGCCCTCAGCAAAGGCGTCCACACGGTCACTTGAGAAACACACACTCAGTTCTATTTTAATCCTATCACTAGTTATTCATAAACCTAACATTCTCATTCTACCCTAGATCTATTTCTATCTGCAGGTAGGAAATGGAAGTCGCACGACTTCAGAACTAAAGAGAAAATATTCGAACTCGAATGAGCCCGATTATCCTCTTCACGTTCGATACAAGTACACTATATTAGTAAGTGTATACAACAATCAGGGCACCACTCAAGGTTTTGACCTCGGTCTATCCCATATAGGTTGTCCATGTGACTTATTCAATGTCCAATGCAGTCCTAGTCGGTGTGTTTTAAGTTTTTAATCCTCCCGGCCCGGATTTCTGTGGCTATTCATCTTACTCTAGTCACCATCCAATGCTTTAAAATCCAACTCGACTTATGGACCAATCGTTCAACAAACAATAAGCCTGAGTAATTGTAAGAATGAGTTTTCATATGTGACATATCTTCGCGCCCGTGTCAAATAGGCTACAAAATGGTTCATCTCATTAGATTAAAATTCAGAAAGTTTATATAACAGTCACCAGTACACAGAAACTGAAGGGTATGGAGTTGCACATGACAAAAGGCGAGAATACACTCCGAAAAAGCATATTATAATCTACAACCTCAAGAATAACAAATCACCATCTATGCCTCACCTAACAATTGGCGGTATACTGGTTGACCATACCACCCCTCTACGGCTCGCTCGACAACTGGTCGAACAACTTTCCTACTCGCTTTAGTATAAAATTGATCCCATATCGCTCGTCTCTGACCGCCAAGATCTATGGTCCAGGCTGTGACGTTGAGTTCAGAAGCCGTTTCGATTTCAGACTTGATCGTCTCGAATAGTGAGTTAGCCATGTCGCGGGTCAAGCGCCGGCCGTCCTGCACCACAAGCGCAATTTCGCGACGCTTGGCTCCCTTCTTTGTATCgccatcatcgtcatcatcatcgttGTCGTTATCGTTatcgtcttcgtcgtcgaAGTTGGAAGGGATAGACTCATCGCCTATACCTCCCTCGCGGTAGCTTGTAAGCGCCAAACTGACGTCGGCATAGATTTCTTTGGTCCAAGCCTTCTCAGCTTCAAACCACGCGGCTGGAGTATGGTTTCCGACGCGAGCAATTTGATTTCGCATTGACACAGGGATGGAGGCGATTCCGAGGTGAAGAGCAGGGGCAGATGCGTTCGGAGCCGGAATGCTGAAGAGAACCAGCCATATCAACGACGCTGAACTGAGCGCTATAGTGTCTCTGGAGAACTTACATATCGCCTTTCCAGTCTCGCCTAAGAAGATCTCTAACATTCAAGTGCCTCAAGTCCTTCTTGGCAGTCCCAAGCTCTTTGTCAAGTCTGGCAGTATAAATGTTAACCAATGGTTCCTGTTATGCTCATTTGTGCTTACCGATCCATAACATCATCCCTATCTTCCCCATCTCCGCAGAAGGAGCTCCAACGCCATACAGCTTTAGATGCATGGAGGTCGCGTCCAGTTCCACGGTGAAAGTCGTCTGTATCGAGGGCAATAACAGCAAGCAACAAATCTGCAAGTTCCGTTGGGATATCTGTAGGGTGCTGCTTCTGTTTAAACGCAGTTTTCTAAAACGGCAAGCTTTAGCGCAGTGAGATAAATTACGTGGGTTGAAACTCACATCTACACACTCCCGCTCATTGTACACTCGGTCATCATCATCCTTGTCCCACAGTTGAAGAATTTCGTGTACAATAAGACTGGCACAAGAGCCGGTGGGTTCGATAACGCGAGGCTTGGCATTAGGATACAATTCTACATCAATTTATGTCGTCAGTGTTTTGTATTGGAGCATAGCAACGTGGTCATACCAAGATCATTGTGGTGATCCAAGACACCTTTGACTATCTTGGCGCCAGCTTCTCCCCAGTCGGAGCGGAGACGATTATGATCTACGAGGTAAATACCCCCAAGATGTGGTGCTATCTCGCCGGGAGGAAGAGGTAGCTCGTCAATGGCTTCACTCAGACGGATTGGTGAGATGCACTCGCACTGAAACAAGAAGACTCACTGAGAATATCGGCGTGTCCGCGCCTCATGTTGCCATACTCTCGCAGAGCGAGTTTATTTTCAGGGCGTAGGTCGATGGCATCTTCTTCAGTCTGAAGCAGGGGTACGACGGGACGTTCTTTGGGATTATGGTGCTTTCCTTTCTTTCCCTtatttccttttcctttggtATTATTGTCATCCATATTCTCATGAGCGAGGTAAAAGGCCCAAGCAATTGCGCTGGTAAGGGAGTCGAGGTCACCAGCCTCGTTGCCCATGACAATAGACCATTCGGAAGCTCTGGCGCAAGCCTCCGATTGAGAGGTAGTGTTGGTTCGGATGGCGGGTGCGCATGCCCGAATGTCGCTTAGGAAGTCTTTCTTGACCGAACGAGCCCATGAAGAAAGTGTACCGTGAAGTATGTGTACGTCTCCACCAAGCTGGACTTGGCCCAAAGGTGCTGCCAGCGAGGCGGATACAGCAGCTAGGATGGTCAAGGGGATCATCGTGGATAGCGAGTCTGCACGGTGAGCCCTCGGGTGGGTTTTTGAGCACCAGTAATCCAGTATGACGAAATAGGAGTCCACTGGATGTTTAACTCACTCCTCGGCTGACATAAGCGCCACAGTCCGACCCTGGCAGTCGCACGTGTGTTCTCTTCTGGTAGCCTCAGACGATCTATTATTCTTTGGCAATAGATGGATCTATATTTGACTATATCAGACATCCCTTGGGACCTCGTCAAGCCGCAAGCAGGAGCCAAAATAGCTCTGCCTCCTATTTCCTTGCTCACAAGACGCAGCGCTGAATTCGCTAGTATTCGATCACTAGACAGAGTTACGGCGAAGCATCGGGACAATTGCCGGCTCCACTTTTGTGCTGACTGGCGAAGCCAATCAATGTATGTAAAAACTTGGCATCCTATTGCAATCGTCTTCGACATCGATGATATACATTCAATCTGCGCTACTGTATCTATCCAATCACACCAACGAACGGGTTAAAGTTGTAGATCGGGCACGAGTTTGTCACGTATGTCGATCCGTACCCATCTTTGACTTTGATTCCGTTGCGGATGATTTGGATGTACGGGATTTGCGTATCTTCTGGAGGGAAGGGCACTGAGCCCATAGAGGATCCCGCGGGGGCATTCCATTGGAAGTGATTGGAACCAATATCGAGAGTGACAGTCGCCGGACTGGTTAGGAGTGCAAGAGCAAACACAGCATCGACCGGATATTGCGAGTTCCGGGGCCTGTCGCCTTGGGAACAAGAGACGCCCTTGGGATGGTTCCGGTACCAGAATACGACTTGATCCTTCTAATCACCGTACACATGTTAAAATTCGACTAGATATGGATAAGAATAGTACTCACCCCGACTGCCGGTGCACTTCCGCTCTTGTACTACTTGATGTAGTAATCTGCCACAATCCTCCATGGCGCATGTACGAACCCATTCACGTACTGTGATACAGTTGGGTCGAGGTAAACGTTTGGGTTGATATCCCCAATGTAATGAGATTCAGCATAGTCGTTCCGCGTAACAATCTCGACAATGTCGGGCTTGACGTCGTTGATTGCTTGTTTCCATCGGTAGTCCCAGAGGGTATCACTGAGTTGAACCCAATTTTGCGTCCCACCCATTTCTTTGAACTGTCAAGGGGAGACAGCTTTGTGAAAAGTGCTTTAGCAATGCACATGGATGTTTATGTACAATTAGCAACATACACATAATATATGGCCCTGAGCGACTCTGTTTGATAGCGTTCTTGAATGCCAAATCGCTTACCGTGGTCAACAGTTGACCATTATCCTCGGGCCTAATTATATCAATTGATCAACTAACATTAAGTATAGTGTGCGCACACCCAACTTACCAGGACCACCAATTGAAGAATCCATCAATTGAAGAAAACTTGCCTACAAGTCCGCTTGCTCCATCTGGGTTTCTGTAATCAGTGAAAGCAGACGCAAAGACTATCTGAACGCCGGCGTTTGCACAGGAGGTTTTTAATTGACTCCAAAAAGCATCACCGCGGTCCGAGCCACCATAGGTAGAAACCAAAACCTTGCCATTCCACCTATATGTACGAGGGGAAGAGGCATGGGCGGTGATTTGCGTAGTCATTCGGGAAATATCCCAGACAGAGTAGCCCATATCAAACGAGTAAAAGAAGGAGAACGACCCCCTTTGCTCAGCCGCTGCATAGGCTTTATTGATTCGATCAGCTTCCCAGTCAAATCCAGCGAGGTTGAGAACTAAAGAGACATCAGATGTGTTCCACAAGGCGGTAAAATAATCGAAGCTGACCAAACCCATCGATTCCAATACCAGCAGCGGTATTGATATCGTTGGCCCAGTCCCCTTGACCATATGAATAAGAGTTCTGTGCCTATAAACAATGATACGGGTTGTTGGTCGGTGGTTAGAAAGTGTTTTCCAGGAACACTGACCATGAAGTGAGCAAATACACTCCCGGCTGACACTCCTCTCAAGAGGAGTGCGCCGTAAATTAGAACAACGTTGAGCTTGAGCATCGCAAAGTGCGGATCGGTAGTCCTGAACTAGCACACCAGAATTGGCATTTATATTCAGACGAAACGAAATTCATATTCCAAAGACCTCCAGATGCAGCAATGCAGAGCCCAGCTCAGTTTCAACAGTGAATGTATGCGAAGTCGGGTAAATACGCGTAAGGTAAGCGACGGCATCACCGGCGCAGAAGAGGATTGGGATGCACACTCCAAGAAGAATGCTATTGGTCTGCAATACTGGTGCAGGATTCTATCTCGCATCATGGTCGTACAAAAAAGGTAACCAGCGCTCGAGTTACTTACTCAGGCAATCCAGTGCTATGTAAGTTTGTTTATGAAGCTCTATTCATGTATGTCTATTATCATGCCAGTCTGAGTTCCTAGACAAGACCGCGCAGAAGTCCCGTCCTGTTTCGCGATGGTCCATGGTCAGTTGGTAAAAATACGCAGTCCAGATCCACGTTCAAGTTATGGAAGAGCAGCGAATAGTCCATGCTTTAAGTTTTTGTCAATATGAGCCCAAAAATGCGTGAAGATAGGGAAAGCAGTATGACAATGGGGGAAAACAGTAGACACATGGACCTAATACCACGTCACTCAATAAATAAAGCTTCGAGTTCCATGATGAGAATGATAGGGGAGAGGATCAGAATCAATCAAGCGATTTAGTAAATACAGTGCGTGTTTGCCCTGATAAAGGCCTTGCATTGTCGTGTCAGTGTTTGTCGTCATGAATGTCGGGGTGTATTTGCCAGTGTTAACATATATGTTGCTGCGTTCTTCCAGAGACGCCCAAATAGGAATTTCCAATTAAGGATTACCAAACCTCATCCACCGGCATCGACAGTTCGTTCCTTAAACCAACACCAGGGAGCTATCGGCTGATTACTGGATATTTTTAAGATACTAGCACTTCAAAACTGTAGCTTGATCACTACGTCCTGAAACACTGAGGCGATATGGCTAATGTGCCCAGAATACGTGATGTGTGGGCACCAAACCTCGACCAAGAGATGCATACCATACGTTCATTGGTGGATCAGTACCCATACATATCAATGGTGAATTTGTGgcaatcctagatatatatGTTCACTCATCGGATTGAGATAGGATACCGAATTCCCTGGCGTGGTTGCGCGCCCAATAGGGACATTCAAGACATCGTCTGACTATCATTACCAGACGATGCGCTGTAACGTCGATTTGCTCAAAATTATCCAAATTGGAATCACACTCTCCGACGCCAACGGAAACATGCCTGATGGCACATGCACATGGCAATTCAACTTCCACTTTAGCGTCAAGTAAGTTAGGGCAATTTGATGACGCGAACGAAAAAAAAATCTGACTTTTCGCTCCTTGAAGTGATGACATGTATTCAGCAGACTCTATTGAAAACTTACAAAAAGCTGGACTTGACTTTAGTCGACACGAAGATCCCCAATACGGTATCAAGCCCAATGATTTTGCTGAGCTCTTAATCACCAGCGGCTTGGTAATATTTGAGAATGTAAAATGGATCAGCTTCCATAGGTGTGTGGACCAAATCCTACTCTTGATGACTGGGGTGTGTCTTGATATTTCGGTTCAGTGGTTATGACTTTGGATATCTCCTCCGGCTCCTAACAAATGCGCCACTACCTTCAGTCGAGGAAGATTTCTTCGAGCTCGTGCACATCTGGTTTCCCAATATTTTGGACATTAAGGCAAGAAATCCTAACACTCTTATTTCCAGTCTATTGATATGAATCTCTAGTTTATCACGAGGAGCATTCGCGCCACCAAAGGAGGACTCCAGGAGATAGCCGACGAACTCGGAGTAAGTAGTTCGGCAGCACTGACGCATAAATAAGTAACAGTGTACACCTCCCGTAGGTTCAAAGAATAGGGCCATTGCAGCAAGCTGGTTCTGACGCTTTGCTTACGTCTATGACTTTCTTCAAAATGAAAGAGCATTATTTCCCTGACCAATTCGACGAATCAAAATACAGGTGAGAAATCATTAGAGGTATTTATTCAGAATGCTTAAATTTTCTTTGAATCAGCGGTCAGCTGTATGGCCTCGGTCCTAACTACAACCCACTGGCATCGTCCCCCTCTGCCCCGACCCCGGCCCACGTGCACCACACTGCTGTATCCCATAACATGAATATATCTCTTCCCGGAATGGGCATGCAGATGAATGGCATGAACTCGATGGGAATGGGGCAACCTTTCCCCACACCTGGTAAGCACGTTCCGTGTGCACATTTCGTAATGGTATTCTGACATTCGTTTCAAGGTTTGTATCCCACAGGATCTGTAGGTACACCTTTTGGTCCCTCAGGGCCCACTCCGCCCACTCATGGAGGAGGTATGAGCGGAATGGGCATGGGGGGCGTAGGGATGTATGGAATGCCGGGACATAACGTCCGATGATCACAACATGACACTTGAGCGCCTGATTTGTTTATCGCTTTGTCCAGGATTTATATTGTGCTATTATAATACGTGTATCCATGAATGTGGCTATCAGACTGAAGGAAAACTCGAGTCGATACTAAAGCCCACGTATGTGGTATCAAACACGTTCGACCTTAATCGAGTTCCGTCAGTAAGTAAAAGTAGCGAAGGAGAATGGTTACACACATAGTTGCTTGGGAAGATACCCTATAATCGCCAACATAAGTCCAACCACAGGGAAGTATCAAGTAGATAACCAACCTTCTTCCCCTTCGAATCAATACCTTCCCACCACCCATCACCAGCATTCTCGCCGTTAGGGGTCAGCTCGTAAGTCGTTCCCTCTTTTAGTGATAGTCATCGTCTCCCTGCGCCTCGTAGGAATACAATGCTTTGACTATTAGGTAGACCGTATTCAGTCTAATGGATTTTATGCGTGTACGCAACCTACCAAGCTTTGCAGCAGAGGCACCTCGAGTAGGTGGAGGAGGCGCCCTTCTCTTGTTTAATGCTGGGGCTACAACCTCGATGTAGGTTGCTGGGACAAGCCCTTCGGCCCCCTGTTCATTGAGGATTTTGACCCAGCCAGAACCATCATCATGTTCAACGATTTCAACCATACTACCCTCTGTTAGATATAATGAGGAAATATTAGCCAAGGGATGACAAAGCGGCGTACCAGTGATTGAAACCTCAAATTCGCCCGTTGCTGCGTAGCTGTACAAAACCTTGGCTTTTGTGGTGGGCTGCCGCTGGAGGGGCAGTTGCTGGTGGAGGCATGGGTCGAGAAAGGGCATTAGTCCGTGAGGAGCTGGGCTACCGCCCACAGGAGAACTGGCTGGCGCGATGGATGATACCGATGGAGCCACGGAGTTAATAGATGAAGCTATACACAGTGTTTGTGAGTCGTTTGTTTGACCTTAATAGATAGTGCTGACCTCTCGCCAACGAATTGGCTTTGCTAGAACTTAGTTCTGGTGCAATGCCACATTCGGCTGGCATCTAAACCATTACTGTCAGTCAATCATCTATACTGAAAATAAAAACACAtcgtgccttgagttcacaTCGCGTATGTACCGATATGCCACAATTTTTGCAAGTCTTTCCAGGCTTGCTAAGGCCCCAGATATTTGACTGAATTAATAATATACTAAATAAATGTAGCATATACCCGAATCTATGATCATACCTTACAATATCCACACGGGGCAGGAATTGAAAATGAGGTGCTCTTAAATTCATGTGGTTTCTGAGCGCCCTCGTCTCCTAATCGGATTTTAGAAACTTGAATTGGTGTGAAAGTGCGGATCAATAGCCGTTTCCGTACCTCCAAGCGCACCCGCAATCACTTTCATTTCAGCTTGGTATCCAACCCGGAGCAGCTCCA from Rhizoctonia solani chromosome 16, complete sequence includes the following:
- a CDS encoding CCR4-Not complex component, Not1, with amino-acid sequence MRCNVDLLKIIQIGITLSDANGNMPDGTCTWQFNFHFSVNDDMYSADSIENLQKAGLDFSRHEDPQYGIKPNDFAELLITSGLVIFENVKWISFHSGYDFGYLLRLLTNAPLPSVEEDFFELFITRSIRATKGGLQEIADELGVQRIGPLQQAGSDALLTSMTFFKMKEHYFPDQFDESKYSGQLYGLGPNYNPLASSPSAPTPAHVHHTAVSHNMNISLPGMGMQMNGMNSMGMGQPFPTPGLYPTGSVGTPFGPSGPTPPTHGGGMSGMGMGGVGMYGMPGHNVR
- a CDS encoding alpha-1,3-glucanase, whose amino-acid sequence is MLKLNVVLIYGALLLRGVSAGSVFAHFMAQNSYSYGQGDWANDINTAAGIGIDGFVLNLAGFDWEADRINKAYAAAEQRGSFSFFYSFDMGYSVWDISRMTTQITAHASSPRTYRWNGKVLVSTYGGSDRGDAFWSQLKTSCANAGVQIVFASAFTDYRNPDGASGLVGKFSSIDGFFNWWSWPEDNGQLLTTFKEMGGTQNWVQLSDTLWDYRWKQAINDVKPDIVEIVTRNDYAESHYIGDINPNVYLDPTVSQYVNGFYKSGSAPAVGKDQVVFWYRNHPKGVSCSQGDRPRNSQYPVDAVFALALLTSPATVTLDIGSNHFQWNAPAGSSMGSVPFPPEDTQIPYIQIIRNGIKVKDGYGSTYVTNSCPIYNFNPFVGVIG
- a CDS encoding exopolyphosphatase, with amino-acid sequence MIPLTILAAVSASLAAPLGQVQLGGDVHILHGTLSSWARSVKKDFLSDIRACAPAIRTNTTSQSEACARASEWSIVMGNEAGDLDSLTSAIAWAFYLAHENMDDNNTKGKGNKGKKGKHHNPKERPVVPLLQTEEDAIDLRPENKLALREYGNMRRGHADILTIDELPLPPGEIAPHLGGIYLVDHNRLRSDWGEAGAKIVKGVLDHHNDLELYPNAKPRVIEPTGSCASLIVHEILQLWDKDDDDRVYNERECVDKTAFKQKQHPTDIPTELADLLLAVIALDTDDFHRGTGRDLHASKAVWRWSSFCGDGEDRDDVMDRLDKELGTAKKDLRHLNVRDLLRRDWKGDIIPAPNASAPALHLGIASIPVSMRNQIARVGNHTPAAWFEAEKAWTKEIYADVSLALTSYREGGIGDESIPSNFDDEDDNDNDNDDDDDDGDTKKGAKRREIALVVQDGRRLTRDMANSLFETIKSEIETASELNVTAWTIDLGGQRRAIWDQFYTKASRKVVRPVVERAVEGWYGQPVYRQLLGEA